Within Synechococcus sp. NB0720_010, the genomic segment AACTGCACTCCCTCGAGGCCATTCCCGAGGACCTCTCAGGCCTGGGCTCGACGACGGATCAGGCCCAGCGGCTGCTGGAGACGGCCTGTGAGTTGGAGCTTCAGCCGGGGATCACGGTGCAGTGGTTTGCGATCCGCCTGGAGCCACCTGGGGCGTCTAGTTAGTTGATGGAGGTT encodes:
- a CDS encoding chlororespiratory reduction protein 7; protein product: MSDPLIRELDHYVVLEPGAPQQLLTAEETLAWLERQLHSLEAIPEDLSGLGSTTDQAQRLLETACELELQPGITVQWFAIRLEPPGASS